The sequence GTTCAAAGGGACGCTTGAAGAAGTTATCGAGGCCGACATTCTCCTCCATGTGATCGACGTTTGTCACCCGAAATTCGACGAGCAAATTCGCGTCGTCATTTCCACGCTGGAGGAACTTGGCGCAGCGGGGAAGCCGACCCTTTACGTCTTCAACAAGATCGACGCCCTGCAAGACCGTGAACATTTGCAGGAACTGCAGCGTCAGTTTATTCCTTCGGTGTTCATATCAGCCGAGCGGGGAATAAACCTCCTCGGGCTGAAGGAAATGATCCTGAGGACGATCCATCATTCCCGCATCGACCTGACGTTTTCCATCGCGCACACCGAACATAAATTGCTTTCCGCGCTGCACGACCTTGCGGAGATCGAAGAGAGAGTCTATGAAGACGGCAGCGTGATCGTGAAGGCGAAAGTGAGCAGCCGCAATATCAACCATGTGCGGGAGGTCTTGAAACAGGCGCACGCGACGATCATCTCTTTCCAGGCCCCGCATGAACAGCGCGAACCTTCAAAGTCGGGCGATGATGAGTGATGAGATAACTGGCGCCATTTCAAAAACCCAGATCTTGTCATTCCGAGGAGCGCAGCGGCGAAGAATCCACCTCACGGCAGCAGCACAGAAAGATGAAGGTTCGCTGTCGTAGACCCTTCGCTCCGCTCAGGGTGACATGCCGTACTGGTGCACTCGGCTCGATCTTTGTCAGAATAACAATACAAAGGATTTTTGAGATAGCTTCTAGGAAGTCACGGCATCGCTTGTAAGGAATAAAAAAAGTCCGACGCGAAGCACGCGCCGGACTTAGACAATCCGTAAAACAAAGCTACTTCAACAGCAGCATCTTCTTGATCTGCACCTTCCCTCCAAACTCCAGCTGCGAAAAATAGATCCCGCTTGCGAGGTTCGATGCGTTGAACTGAACCTGATGATAGCTCCCGGCTGCAGCGTTGCCGTTGAACAGCGTCGCCACTTCCTGACCGAGGATGTTGTATACTTTGAGAACCGCCCGACCGTTCGACGGTACGGTGAATTGAATGATCGTCGACGGGTTGAAAGGATTCGGGTAGTTCTGCGACAGGGCGAACTGCAAGGGGATGCCGGCGGCACCCGAGGCTACACCGGTTGCCGTATTTGCGTAGATGGTGTAGATCGTGCAGGCGTTGTAATAGCTGTAGTCTCCGACTCCGTCGGAAAAATAGAGGTTTCCGTCAGCCGGAACCCAAAGGGAATCCTGCCATACTTCAAAGCTGGCGCTCGTCTCAAGTCCGTCGGAATCGTACAAGTATGAGGTCCGGTCGACATTCATCCATCGGCCGTTCGTCCATTGTTCATCCAGCTGTGTCAACGAGTTTCCGTTCGCATCATACGAGTACGCAGTACTATCGAAGTTCACCCATTGGCTGTTCGTCCACTGTTTCTCCGATTGCGACAACGTTTGTCCAAATGCATTGTAGGTGTATACGGAGCTATCGACGTTCGCCCATTCGCTGTTCCCCCATTGTTGGTTCACTTCCTCGAAAACCTCTCCGGTCGTGTAGTACTTGTAGGTCGTTCTCTCGACGTTAACCCATTGGCTGTTCGTCCACTGTTCAGTCAGCCCCGACAGGATTCTTCCGTTCGAACCGGCGGTATTGGTGTAGCGAAGGTCGTTGACCCATTGGCCGTTCGTCCAGACCTCTTTCAATACCGAGGACGTATTCCCGTACTCATCATATTCGTACGTATCGCGCCAGTCGCTCACCCACTGGCCGTTCGTCCAAAGATTCTCCCAGACAGAGAAGAGGTTCCCGAATACATCGTAGGAATACGCCACGCTGTCAACGCTGACCCAATCTCCGTTTGTCCATTGTTCATGTACCCGCGCGATCTCATCCCCGGAAAAATCGAACGTATATGTCACGCTGTCGACATTGACCCATTGGCCGAGCGCCCAATCCTCAAGCACTTCTGTCAACTCATATCCGGCCTCAGCATAGAAGTAGCGGCAAGAGTCAACCCACTCGCCGTCGATCCATTTCTTCACAGAAATGGAGACCACCGATCCAAATGCATCGTGCGCAAACGTATATCTTGTCGTATCATATGTGCTGACGGCAGTGACGGTGTCGATGACATAAAATGCGGCCCCGGACGATCGGGAAGGGTTCAATACGCCGGTCCGGATCTTTTTGGCGAATGCGGAAACGGCAGGCATTTCCCGCACGTTGAGGGGTCCTCCTCGAGCGCCGGAAAAAAATGGGAGCGGCGGTACCCTCGCCCCGCCTCCGGGGTGATTCGATTCACGCGGATCGCTTTTCGGCTCCTGCGAATAAGCCTCGCATGTGGACAATACCGTCAACAGAACGAAACCAAGAATGCTGACGACGGTGATCATTTTTCCCAAATGGCATCTCCTTCTCCTGTTGAAATCGCCCGCCGGAACCTGCGGAACATTATTTCAACAGCATCATTTTTTTGATCTGGACCTTGCCGCCAAACGCCAGCTCCGAAAAATAGATCCCGCTGGACAGATTCGATGCGTTGAACTGGACCTGAACACCCCACCGATTTACAGAAAAACGGAGCGTTGCCAGTATGCGACGAACGGATTGCTTATAGTGCTTACGAAATCTTGGAGCTTATCTTTGAAAAGGCATATTCAGAGGAGGGGTGTCACTGGGAATGAAAGTTAGGGGTTACTGCGAGAATGTCAAGCCCGCCACGGCTGTTGTGCGAAGCAGCAGTTGGGCCGGCTCGCTCCGGGGCGGTGAAGTTTGAGAATTTCCCCTCGCGCTCCGGTTATTTGTCATTCGGCTGAAAATATCGAGAACGAGATCCATTCCGTTCGCGATCGGAGATTGAGAACGAGTGAATCCGTCCCCTAAAAGCCGCGATTGCGGGCCTGGAACGGTCCCCCTTGCGCTGGGTGTCTCAATTTGATAGGATCCTTTCTTTCCGAGAAAGAAAGGATCCAAAGAAATCCTTCGAAATCGTAACGCTCAGATTCAATCCCAACCGCACTTCCGCCAATTTCGGTGCCAACAAGTTTTTTGAACATCATCATATGGGAATTTTTGCACCGAAATTGGAACCCTTCGATTGAATCCTTCCCCCTGCTCGTACCCGACGATTTCGAATAGCGATCAAATAGCGGCTGAAATTTTAAGCAAGGAATCGGCGGGTATGTGCGTTGGGCGCGATGCGCGCCTAAGGAAAACGGCAAGCTTGTGAGTCGGCATGAGGGTTCCGATTCCGAAGGGCTCTTCCCGCTTTCCAAAGCTATGAATGGCGGGATCCCATAAAGCGGGACTTTGCTTCTTTCCCTGGCTAAAGAGAAAGAAGTGAGGTCTGGCAAAATTCGTGCTGAGACTCCCCTTTCGCCCCTCACCTTGACTCTCGAAACGCTTATATGTAAATTTCTGCTGATGTAAAAAAATTTGCTTGAAAATTTCTTCACGCCGAAACACTCAGGCCGCGCATGGAAAATACGAATCTCACGATCGAGAACCTTCGCGTCAATTCTCTCTTCAAGTACATCAGCGACAACGATCTGCAAAAGATCTCCAAGACTCTGAAAGAGGAAACCTTCAGCGCAGGAACGGTTATTTTCAACGAAAGGACCCGCGGCGAACGCCTCTACCTGATCCTCGACGGAAGAGTGAAGATCTCCAAGATCACGAAATTCGGCATGGAAACTCCGCTTGCCATCCTCGGCAAGGGTGAATTTTTCGGCGAGATGGAGCTTATCGAGGACCTCGATCGCTCTGCCCGGACCACCGCGCTGGAAAATACCGTCGTCGCCGGCATCTCCAATCACGATTTTGACAGTCTCATCAAGACCAATCATATCGTGACGCTGAATCTGCTGAAGGCGATCAGCAAACGGCTTCGTTCGACGGACGAGATCGTGGTGGCGGAACTGGAAAAGAACCTTGAAGCCTCCAACCGGCAGGTAGAAAAACTGAATTTGCTCATCGACGCGGCGAAGACGGTCAACTCCACCCTCGACCTTGATAAACTCCTCGACGTCATCCTTGAGACCTCGATCAAATCTATTTCTGCGGACCGCGGGACGCTCTATCTCATCGATGAGCTGAAATCGGAAATCTGGTCGAAGGCGCTGCGGGGAACCGAGGTCATCGAGATCCGCCTCCCCATCGGCAAAGGATTGTCCGGCTACGTCGCGAAGACCGGGGAGACGATCAACATTCCCGATGCATACAACGATTCGCGCTTCAACCCGGAGGTCGACAGGAAATCCGGCTTCCGGACGAACAACATGCTTTGCATGCCGATGCGCAACAGGGACGGAAAAATTATCGGCGTCTTTCAGATGCTGAACAAAAAAGGGGGACCGTTCACCAGCCAGGACGAAGAGTTCATCAACGCTCTGTCGATCCACGCGTCGATCGCGATCGAGAACGCCCGTCTTGCACAGGAGATGGTGAACAGCGAACGTCTCTCCGCCGTCGGAAGAATGGCCAGCACCATCATCCACGACATCAAGAACCCGATGGGGACGCTGCGGGTCTATGCGCAGGTGATGAAGAAAAAATCGGGGAACGAGGAAGCGGGAAAGCTCGCCGACGAAATGATCCATCAGGTCGACCGGTTCGTCAACATGACGCAGGAGATCCTCGATTTCAGCCGCGGCGTCAGCGCCACCAACATCCAGACGGCGGAATTCGGCGAAGTGATGGAAGGGGTCCTCGCCTTCATCGAGAAAGACCTGACGAAGCGGAACATCAAGCTGGAAAAGAACCTCAATTTTCAGGGGAAGGTACGGATCGACCAGGATAAGGTCGTACGGGTTTTCTATAATATCGCAAGCAACGCGGCGGACGCAATGCCGACGGGGGGAACGCTCCTGGTCACGACGGAAAGCGCCGGCGACATGGTGAAGGTCGACTTCAAGGACACCGGAACCGGGATGCCCGAAGAAGTGAAGCGGAGGATCTTTGAGCCGTTCGTGACGTACGGCAAGAAGCACGGCACCGGCCTCGGCATGGCGATCGTGAAGAAAGTGATGGACGACCACAAAGGGAAGATCGAGATCGAAACGGAAATGGGAAAAGGTACGACCATCCGCCTCCTCTTTCCGCTGACGTAGCTTTTCACCGGGGGGAAGATTACCGCGCGCTATCTCCTGATGCGCCTTCAAGGAATTTCCGCACCAGCGCCCCGCATCGGTATCCGCTTTGTGCCGCTCCCTCGATCGTTGCCGGCAGTTTCGTGTCGGTCCAATCCCCCGCCAAAAATAAATTCCTGACCGATGTTGCGTGCGATGGACGAACGCTTTCCGTTCCAACCCGCGGCGAGAAGGTCGCCCGTTTTTCCTTCACGACAAGAGAGTGAACAAGGGAAGCCCGGCCGCACGCCGGATAAAACCGCCGAAGCTCCGACAACGCCAGCGCAAGAAGTTCCTCTTTCTCTTTTGCAATGAAATCCCCCGCGCCGCTGATGACGAGCGAAAGATAATCGCCGCCGCTCTCCTTTTCAAAAATTCTGGATTTGTTGAACACCCAATGGATCGGCGAATCGAGAAGCGCCGTAAAATCCTCATCCACAAAGCTCCTGTCGAACCAGAGATGGATCGTGACGATTGGCGAGGAGATGAAACTGCCGGCGGACGACGTCTCCGGCAAAACGGCGGACGTCCCCCCGCCGAACACTCTCGGCAAATCGAAGTATGGAACGGCCGAAACGACGGCCCGCGGAGAGACGGCAGCTCCGGAATTCAACTCAAGTTTTGAGATCTGCATCCCATCCAGTTCGGCCCTTTCAACCGTCGTCTCCGTTAGGACCCGGCCGCCGTTCCGCTCCAGAAATTCGACCGCGTTATCCACCAAAACAACGCTCAGGCCCCTCTTTGGTATGACCATGGAAGAATCGCGCTTCTTCCCCAAAAACGCCGACTGAAGAACCTTGATGAAGAGCGCCGCAGAGACGACATCCGGCGAGTCGTTCAGCGTTCCGATGGCAAGAATATCCCACAGATACTCCTTGTTCTCTTTTGATTGACCGAGAGTATCGAGCCATTGGGTAACCGTCTGCGCCCGGAGATTCTCGTCGGAATCGGGCTTGGCGGAGAGAAGCGCCGTTCCGACACGGAGCAGCGACAACCGCTGGCTGAAGGAAAGGCTTTTCAGCCGAAGCAAACCGGCCAAGATGTTGAGAGGAGGGGGGAGAGCAGCCGAACGCAACCGGAAAAGGCCGCGATCTGCGTGGCGGAAGGAGACGGAAAGTCGCTCCTGAACCGAAACGAGAGGCATCGCGCCGATGGCGGCGAGATAGTTCAGCGTGGAATGATAGCAGCCCATCATCAGATGCTGGCCGTTGTCGACCTCGTCGCCGGTCGCTCTTTCGACAAATGAATACGTCCTGCCGCCGCAATGCTGCTTCTGTTCGATGAGACAAACTGAATAACCGGACCCGGCAAGGCTGACCGCCGCCGTCAGTCCGCTGACGCCGCCGCCGATCACAACGACATCGGGAGCACTACGTGCGGGAAGCTGCATGCGTGAAGAGCCTTCTGTTCTTCCACCATACTTCGATGGTGATCAGAAGCTTCGTAAAATTGGAGAGCTTGATGCGTTTGGAAAAAACGTTGTACTCCGCCCGGCCGATATCCTGGAGAAGCCGGAAATAGATGGCTTCCATGATCTGCGCCGCGAGGAAAAGCGGCTTGTCTTCTTCCGAAAGATTCTCGAGAGCGCTCTTGAAGAATGAGCGGGCCCGCTCGCATTCGAATTTCATCAGACGGATGAACTGAGCGTTGTATGTTCCGGCCAGTAATTCTTCCTCGGTGTACCCGAATTCG is a genomic window of Bacteroidota bacterium containing:
- a CDS encoding T9SS type A sorting domain-containing protein codes for the protein MITVVSILGFVLLTVLSTCEAYSQEPKSDPRESNHPGGGARVPPLPFFSGARGGPLNVREMPAVSAFAKKIRTGVLNPSRSSGAAFYVIDTVTAVSTYDTTRYTFAHDAFGSVVSISVKKWIDGEWVDSCRYFYAEAGYELTEVLEDWALGQWVNVDSVTYTFDFSGDEIARVHEQWTNGDWVSVDSVAYSYDVFGNLFSVWENLWTNGQWVSDWRDTYEYDEYGNTSSVLKEVWTNGQWVNDLRYTNTAGSNGRILSGLTEQWTNSQWVNVERTTYKYYTTGEVFEEVNQQWGNSEWANVDSSVYTYNAFGQTLSQSEKQWTNSQWVNFDSTAYSYDANGNSLTQLDEQWTNGRWMNVDRTSYLYDSDGLETSASFEVWQDSLWVPADGNLYFSDGVGDYSYYNACTIYTIYANTATGVASGAAGIPLQFALSQNYPNPFNPSTIIQFTVPSNGRAVLKVYNILGQEVATLFNGNAAAGSYHQVQFNASNLASGIYFSQLEFGGKVQIKKMLLLK
- a CDS encoding ATP-binding protein; this translates as MENTNLTIENLRVNSLFKYISDNDLQKISKTLKEETFSAGTVIFNERTRGERLYLILDGRVKISKITKFGMETPLAILGKGEFFGEMELIEDLDRSARTTALENTVVAGISNHDFDSLIKTNHIVTLNLLKAISKRLRSTDEIVVAELEKNLEASNRQVEKLNLLIDAAKTVNSTLDLDKLLDVILETSIKSISADRGTLYLIDELKSEIWSKALRGTEVIEIRLPIGKGLSGYVAKTGETINIPDAYNDSRFNPEVDRKSGFRTNNMLCMPMRNRDGKIIGVFQMLNKKGGPFTSQDEEFINALSIHASIAIENARLAQEMVNSERLSAVGRMASTIIHDIKNPMGTLRVYAQVMKKKSGNEEAGKLADEMIHQVDRFVNMTQEILDFSRGVSATNIQTAEFGEVMEGVLAFIEKDLTKRNIKLEKNLNFQGKVRIDQDKVVRVFYNIASNAADAMPTGGTLLVTTESAGDMVKVDFKDTGTGMPEEVKRRIFEPFVTYGKKHGTGLGMAIVKKVMDDHKGKIEIETEMGKGTTIRLLFPLT
- the hpnE gene encoding hydroxysqualene dehydroxylase HpnE; the protein is MQLPARSAPDVVVIGGGVSGLTAAVSLAGSGYSVCLIEQKQHCGGRTYSFVERATGDEVDNGQHLMMGCYHSTLNYLAAIGAMPLVSVQERLSVSFRHADRGLFRLRSAALPPPLNILAGLLRLKSLSFSQRLSLLRVGTALLSAKPDSDENLRAQTVTQWLDTLGQSKENKEYLWDILAIGTLNDSPDVVSAALFIKVLQSAFLGKKRDSSMVIPKRGLSVVLVDNAVEFLERNGGRVLTETTVERAELDGMQISKLELNSGAAVSPRAVVSAVPYFDLPRVFGGGTSAVLPETSSAGSFISSPIVTIHLWFDRSFVDEDFTALLDSPIHWVFNKSRIFEKESGGDYLSLVISGAGDFIAKEKEELLALALSELRRFYPACGRASLVHSLVVKEKRATFSPRVGTESVRPSHATSVRNLFLAGDWTDTKLPATIEGAAQSGYRCGALVRKFLEGASGDSAR